Proteins encoded in a region of the Psychromicrobium lacuslunae genome:
- a CDS encoding sugar ABC transporter substrate-binding protein — protein MATDKISQGSISSAGFNRRGFLGLAGLSVTALTLGGTLTACGSGGNGGGGADASAKVTLPTYKEFTKVTADLPGNAQGLQAGFLKAPGELVTSVSGPPLKGKVTGLTETFETMSPAMVDNPFWGRLNTALGGTLDLQIAEDVGDGYPAKFATILASDTLPDMMWVPPNQGIPNVGPMLEAKFQDLTKYLSGDAVLEYSNLAALKPDSWKTAVVNGKIWGAPIPSTPFGQVMAGNKASWAAVGGLTANDADEFFAKVKELTRPKEGKYALEPAYINMLHMFTEWYGAPNSWAVNKDRTLTHLYETDEYRAGLEYAAKLFAAGVFYPNVNATDISNRIVSGSVAAQVIVGPHDIRRYRTLSAAAQTEILVPFAAVKGGKPTYDMGYGTVGFTAFKTADESKIRELLSLINYLSAPFGTVEYMQKNYGEKGKDYTLDAGGNPVLTASGQTDIPGLASALNIMSSPENVVFNPAFPDDTKYIYEQEKKLLEFAQRNPTNGTYSDTNAKVGAKIQTAFRDKIVDIVTGRSKVSDLAEAVKRWKADGGDKIREEYQKALPADVPVTGK, from the coding sequence ATGGCGACCGACAAGATAAGCCAAGGTTCCATTAGCTCAGCTGGCTTTAATCGACGAGGTTTTCTGGGCCTAGCCGGGCTTTCGGTGACCGCGCTGACCCTGGGTGGCACGTTGACCGCCTGTGGCAGCGGTGGCAACGGTGGCGGTGGCGCGGATGCCTCCGCTAAAGTCACGCTGCCGACCTATAAGGAATTCACCAAGGTCACCGCGGATCTGCCGGGTAATGCGCAGGGCTTGCAGGCGGGCTTTCTCAAGGCTCCGGGCGAGTTGGTGACTTCGGTCTCTGGGCCGCCTTTGAAGGGCAAGGTCACCGGTCTCACCGAGACCTTTGAAACCATGTCGCCGGCCATGGTGGACAACCCCTTCTGGGGCCGACTCAATACCGCGCTCGGCGGCACTCTCGATCTGCAGATTGCCGAGGACGTCGGCGATGGCTACCCGGCGAAGTTCGCAACCATCCTGGCCAGCGACACACTTCCGGACATGATGTGGGTGCCACCGAACCAAGGCATCCCGAACGTCGGTCCCATGTTGGAAGCGAAATTCCAGGACTTGACCAAGTATCTCTCTGGCGATGCCGTGTTGGAGTACTCTAACCTCGCCGCGCTCAAACCGGATTCCTGGAAAACCGCTGTGGTCAACGGCAAGATCTGGGGTGCCCCGATTCCGAGCACTCCTTTCGGTCAAGTGATGGCAGGTAATAAGGCGAGCTGGGCAGCGGTCGGTGGGCTCACCGCTAACGACGCCGACGAGTTCTTCGCCAAGGTCAAGGAACTCACTCGGCCGAAGGAAGGCAAATATGCCTTGGAGCCGGCCTATATCAATATGCTGCATATGTTCACCGAGTGGTACGGTGCACCGAACAGCTGGGCGGTGAATAAGGACCGCACCCTAACTCACCTCTATGAGACCGATGAGTACCGTGCCGGTTTGGAATATGCGGCCAAGCTTTTTGCCGCCGGGGTTTTCTATCCGAATGTGAATGCCACCGATATTTCGAACCGCATTGTTAGCGGCTCGGTAGCGGCCCAGGTCATTGTCGGGCCGCACGACATCCGACGCTACCGGACATTGAGCGCGGCCGCGCAAACCGAAATCTTGGTCCCATTTGCAGCCGTTAAAGGTGGTAAGCCGACCTACGATATGGGTTATGGCACCGTCGGGTTCACTGCTTTCAAGACCGCTGATGAGTCGAAAATCCGAGAATTGCTTTCGCTGATCAATTACCTCTCCGCGCCTTTTGGTACGGTGGAATATATGCAGAAGAACTACGGTGAGAAGGGCAAGGACTATACCCTTGATGCTGGCGGAAATCCGGTGCTCACCGCGAGTGGTCAAACCGATATCCCCGGTCTGGCGAGTGCTTTGAATATTATGTCCAGTCCGGAAAATGTGGTGTTCAATCCGGCCTTCCCTGACGATACAAAGTACATTTATGAACAAGAAAAGAAATTACTCGAATTCGCGCAGCGGAATCCAACTAATGGCACCTATTCGGATACCAACGCCAAGGTTGGGGCGAAAATTCAGACGGCTTTCCGAGACAAGATCGTAGATATTGTCACTGGTCGATCGAAGGTTTCCGATTTGGCTGAGGCGGTGAAACGCTGGAAGGCTGACGGCGGCGACAAGATTCGTGAGGAGTATCAGAAGGCGTTGCCCGCTGACGTTCCAGTGACCGGCAAGTAA
- a CDS encoding LacI family DNA-binding transcriptional regulator — MELNSASGAPRSGRVTIKQVAQRAGVSTASVSYVLSGRSGIAGRNGGVASETAVRIREAAEELGYAPDLAARKIRTGRTETILLSLTMLSDPWALAVIEAVQRRAMPLGITPMILADADWARVLKTHDADAMFIDAVADGQQGELEALARQGKKLVVFHEQIEPRGFEVIRSLAGPGCVLAMEHLLAKHQKIAILTTERARENRDPARFLPYLDGLRRAGLPLREEYLATFDRSPVSAYAAAMRLLDRPDRPTAIYATTDFAAMSAINAAQRLGITVGEDLDVVGVGNTLEGEAMAPSLTSVGPVGFFDELARILVERALGGSENSVTGGVVEFPWQLFIRDSAR, encoded by the coding sequence ATGGAGTTGAACAGTGCTTCCGGTGCGCCGCGGAGCGGCCGGGTAACGATTAAGCAGGTTGCTCAGCGGGCCGGAGTTTCCACCGCTTCTGTTTCCTATGTCCTCTCCGGCAGGTCAGGTATTGCGGGAAGAAACGGCGGCGTCGCGAGCGAGACGGCGGTGCGGATCCGGGAAGCTGCTGAGGAGTTGGGCTACGCGCCTGATCTGGCCGCCCGGAAAATCCGTACCGGACGAACCGAGACCATCCTGCTCTCGCTTACGATGCTTTCGGACCCCTGGGCGCTCGCCGTAATTGAGGCGGTACAGCGCCGGGCGATGCCCTTGGGCATTACGCCGATGATTCTCGCTGACGCTGACTGGGCCCGAGTGCTGAAAACCCATGACGCGGACGCGATGTTCATTGATGCAGTGGCGGATGGACAGCAGGGCGAACTTGAGGCACTTGCTCGGCAGGGCAAGAAGCTGGTGGTGTTCCATGAGCAGATTGAGCCTAGGGGTTTCGAGGTGATTCGCTCGCTGGCCGGCCCGGGCTGTGTTTTAGCGATGGAGCACCTGCTGGCGAAGCATCAGAAGATAGCGATTTTGACCACTGAACGGGCGCGGGAAAATCGTGACCCGGCTCGGTTCCTGCCCTATCTCGACGGGCTGCGTAGGGCCGGACTGCCGCTTCGGGAAGAGTACCTGGCAACCTTTGATCGATCGCCGGTGAGTGCCTATGCAGCAGCTATGCGCTTACTTGATCGGCCAGACCGGCCGACGGCGATTTATGCCACCACCGACTTTGCCGCGATGAGCGCGATTAATGCGGCGCAACGCCTCGGCATCACGGTGGGTGAAGATCTTGACGTAGTCGGGGTCGGTAACACCTTGGAGGGCGAGGCGATGGCTCCCAGCCTGACCTCGGTTGGCCCGGTGGGGTTCTTCGATGAGCTGGCGCGCATTCTGGTTGAACGCGCCCTCGGCGGTTCGGAGAACTCGGTGACAGGCGGCGTCGTGGAATTCCCCTGGCAGCTCTTTATTAGGGACAGCGCGAGGTAA
- a CDS encoding ABC transporter permease, translated as MSTAALRKREKPSKLPLRTRFKRDWRMLLLMVPGLLFLLLFFYVPILGNVIAFQDYQPFLGIGNSDWVGWQNFIDLFDNPDFWTALRNTLVLAVWQLVLFFPVPLGLALIVDSLMSSKLRRWFQSVVYLPHFLSWVLVIALFQQMLGGAGLVNNLLRQWGLDVVPFMTNPDTFPLLSTIQLVWKDAGWAMIIFLAALAQIDTSLYEAAAADGAGRWRRMWHVTLPGLRAVIILLLILRIGDILSVGFEQFLLQRDAVGPGAAEVLDTFTYFSGVVGGGWSSGAAAGLAKGVVGAILIYIANKVAHRFGESGIFQSAPKIAKNNSRKARRLAKENAR; from the coding sequence ATGTCGACCGCCGCCCTGAGGAAGCGCGAAAAACCCAGCAAGCTGCCATTGCGAACCAGATTCAAACGCGATTGGCGGATGCTCTTGCTGATGGTGCCGGGGCTGCTGTTCCTGCTGCTGTTCTTCTATGTCCCGATCCTGGGCAATGTGATCGCCTTCCAGGACTACCAACCGTTCCTCGGCATCGGCAATAGCGATTGGGTGGGCTGGCAGAACTTCATCGATCTCTTCGATAACCCGGACTTCTGGACGGCGCTGCGGAACACCCTGGTGTTAGCGGTCTGGCAGCTGGTGCTCTTCTTCCCAGTGCCGCTCGGCTTGGCCTTGATCGTGGACTCGCTGATGAGTTCGAAACTGCGCCGCTGGTTCCAGAGTGTGGTGTATTTACCGCATTTCCTGTCTTGGGTGCTGGTGATAGCGCTCTTCCAACAAATGCTTGGCGGCGCAGGCCTGGTGAATAATCTGCTCCGACAATGGGGTCTCGACGTCGTCCCGTTCATGACTAACCCGGACACCTTCCCCTTGCTCTCCACCATTCAACTGGTTTGGAAAGACGCCGGCTGGGCAATGATTATCTTCCTGGCCGCACTCGCCCAGATCGATACCTCGCTCTACGAGGCGGCCGCGGCCGACGGCGCAGGGCGTTGGCGCAGAATGTGGCACGTTACCCTGCCGGGGCTGCGTGCGGTGATCATCTTGCTGCTCATCCTGCGAATCGGAGATATTCTCAGCGTCGGATTCGAACAGTTCCTCTTACAACGAGACGCGGTGGGCCCGGGAGCTGCTGAAGTGCTCGACACCTTTACCTACTTCTCCGGAGTGGTTGGCGGTGGTTGGAGTTCTGGAGCCGCGGCCGGTCTGGCTAAGGGCGTCGTTGGTGCGATTTTGATCTACATCGCCAATAAGGTCGCCCATCGCTTCGGTGAGTCGGGCATCTTCCAATCAGCACCCAAGATCGCCAAGAACAACTCACGCAAGGCCCGCCGCTTGGCGAAGGAGAACGCACGATGA
- a CDS encoding carbohydrate ABC transporter permease has product MSTLTEITKMTAKRRARSEGLTYNSKRPAWKEKPSIGYQLLKSVIIGLISLSILVPLLLVVSTSLADDKQLISSGGYVLWPERPTFQAYQTIFSSAFMIRALGVSTFVTVIGTALALFVTITMAYATSRPVLFSRPALLLVLFTLLFAPGLIPMFLMIKQLGLLNTIWSLILPGIFVAFNFVVMRSFFMGLPQELIESAKVDGASDFTILWRIVLPLSKAVIAVVGLFYAVGFWNAFFNALLYINDKTLYPVQLVLRNFVVQGGSLADQLGVSTAPPPQSMQMAVVVVALVPILLIYPFIQKHFNKGVITGAIKG; this is encoded by the coding sequence ATGAGCACGCTGACAGAAATCACAAAAATGACCGCGAAGCGCCGAGCCCGTAGCGAAGGCCTGACTTACAACTCAAAGCGGCCGGCGTGGAAAGAGAAGCCATCAATCGGCTACCAACTGCTCAAGTCAGTCATCATTGGCCTGATTTCGCTTTCTATTTTGGTGCCGTTGCTGCTGGTGGTCTCCACCTCGCTGGCGGATGACAAACAATTGATTTCTTCTGGCGGCTACGTGCTCTGGCCGGAGCGACCTACCTTTCAGGCTTACCAGACCATTTTCAGCAGCGCTTTCATGATCCGCGCGCTCGGCGTCAGCACCTTTGTGACGGTGATCGGTACTGCGCTCGCGCTCTTCGTCACCATTACGATGGCCTATGCCACCAGCCGCCCGGTGCTTTTCTCGCGGCCCGCACTGCTCTTAGTGCTCTTCACCCTGCTGTTCGCGCCCGGTCTGATCCCGATGTTCCTGATGATCAAACAGCTCGGGCTGCTGAACACCATTTGGTCGCTGATCCTGCCCGGCATCTTCGTCGCCTTCAACTTTGTGGTGATGCGTTCCTTCTTCATGGGGCTGCCGCAGGAACTGATCGAAAGCGCCAAGGTGGACGGGGCCAGCGACTTCACCATTTTGTGGCGAATCGTGCTGCCGCTCTCCAAAGCCGTGATCGCCGTCGTTGGGCTGTTCTACGCGGTCGGCTTCTGGAACGCCTTCTTCAACGCCCTGCTCTACATCAATGACAAGACGCTCTACCCGGTGCAACTGGTGTTGCGGAACTTCGTGGTGCAGGGCGGCTCGCTGGCCGATCAACTCGGCGTCAGCACCGCTCCGCCGCCGCAGTCCATGCAGATGGCCGTGGTGGTGGTGGCGCTGGTGCCCATTCTGCTGATTTATCCCTTCATCCAAAAACACTTCAATAAGGGCGTCATTACCGGCGCTATCAAGGGCTAG